The Tatumella ptyseos genome segment CTTAGGCGAATTTATTGTTGAAAAACAAGCAGACTTTCCCCATGCCACCGGTGAGCTCACCGCCCTTCTTTCAGCAATCAAACTTGGCGCGAAAATTATTCATCGCGATATCAATAAAGCGGGCTTGTTAGATATTCTCGGCGCGAACGGTATCGAGAACGTACAAGGCGAGCAACAAATGAAGCTCGATTTATACGCGAACGAAAAACTAAAATCGGCATTAAAAGCCCGAGGTATTGTGGCTGGAATCGCCTCTGAAGAAGAAGACGAATTCGTTATTTTCGAAGGCTTCGAAGATGGTCGCTATGTGGTGTTAATGGATCCTTTAGACGGTTCATCAAATATCGATGTTAACGTTTCAGTGGGAACCATTTTCTCTATCTATCATCGTGTCACACCGGTCGGTACACCGATTACCGAAGAAGACTTTATGCAACCGGGTCACCAACAAGTGGCTGCAGGTTATGTCGTCTACGGGTCTTCAACCATGTTGGTGTATACCACCGGTAATGGTGTCAACGCCTTCACTTACGATCCATCTTTAGGGGTATTCTGCTTAAACCAAGAGCGTCTGACCTATCCACCCACTGGGAAAATGTACTCGATTAACGAAGGGTATTATGTTCACTTCCCGGTCGGCGTGAAAAAGTATCTAAAATTCTGCCAAGCAGAAGATGAGGCGACTCACCGCCCTTATACCTCACGCTACATCGGCTCATTAGTGGCTGACTTCCACCGTAATTTGCTAAAAGGTGGAATTTACCTCTATCCACAAACGGCGAGTCATCCAAAAGGAAAACTACGGTTATTATACGAGTGTAACCCAATGGCCTTCTTAGCCGAGCAAGCGGGAGGTAAAGCCAGTGATGGCGTTAACCGTATTCTCGATTTGAAACCGCAAACCATTCATGAACGTTGCCCATTTTATGTCGGAAACCAATACATGGTTGAAGATGTCGAACGTTTTATCAGTGAAAATCAATAAGCGATTAAAAAATCGGACACATACTGGTGCGTAATTCGCTATAATGCGCACCACAAATTTCATTGATAAATAGGAATCAACCATGAGCTTGAACCTCGTCGAAGCGGGTAAAGACTTACCTGAAGATATCAACGTTGTTATTGAAATCCCGGCAAACGCTGCGCCGATCAAATATGAAGTTGATAAAGAATCAGGAGCTCTGTTTGTTGACCGTTTCATGGCAACTGCAATGTTCTACCCATGTAACTACGGTTATATCAACCACACGCTTTCTTTAGATGGTGACCCGGTTGACGTTTTAGTTCCTACTCCATACCCCTTACAGCCGGGTTCAGTTATCCGTTGTCGTCCAGTCGGCGTACTGAAAATGACCGACGAGTCAGGCGAAGACGCTAAAGTCATTGCTGTACCACACAGCAAACTGTCTAAAGAGTACGATCACATCAACGATGTGAATGATCTGCCTGAGCTACTGCGCGGCCAAATTGCACACTTCTTCGAGCAATATAAAGCGCTGGAAAAAGGTAAGTGGGTGAAAGTGGAAGGTTGGGGCGACGCTGCTGCGGCGAAAGCGGAAATCGTTTCTTCTTTCGAGCGCGCTCAACAGAAGTAATTGTAAAAAAGCCGTCTTTCACGACGGCTTTTTTTTAAGGGTTCTCAATCCTATCTAGCCAATTCCCACTCGGTATTTGCTGGCGGCCTGCCACAGAGCGCTGATAAATATACATCCACGCACTGCCGTAAGGCGTCGAGACGAGTTGACGCTTATATTCGCCCCCTTTCGTTCTCAAAGCATCCAGCTCACCTAATGTCATCGCATCAATACGATATACTTCCCCCTCGATCGTCCCTTTACCGGGGATCACCCCCGGATAATGACCAAGATTATAGAGCTCGTAGCCTTCGACTTGATAGTCACCCAGCCACTGAGCATTCGTCATCCAATGACTATTTCCCTGCTTACGTCTTAAACTGCCATAGACAATGATTCGCATAGCTAAAACTCAAACTTATAAAGCACATCCAATGCCTGATCGACGCCAGACACTGCTTCCAGGTAGAGTTTAGGCATCAACCGATATCGTAGCGTAAGCGTTGCTAACGAATCGAAGAGTCCCACTCCGTATTTTACTTGTAGGCCTGGTAGTACATAGCCACTGACTTGGACTTGTTGGCTATCGCCAACGCCCGCGGTATCTAACGCTAAATTGCTGACACCAAAAGTCTCGCCGATTTTACCCATAACTTGGCCACTTTGTGCAACCCCTAAACCGACTAAAGCAGAAGTTAATGCATTACTATCATCACTGCTTCCAAGACCTTGGCCTCTTAATAAATAGGAGAGTGCCGCTTGTTGAGACATCGTCGGGTCGGAGAAGACCTCAACTTTTGGCTCATCGGCTAAACCGGTAACACGGATACCTGCGGTAACGTTGTCCTCAGTAGCATCAGGGTTACGGATAGCTTCTAAGTTCACATAAGGTTGATCAGGCGGTCCGGAGAACTGTAGTTGCCCTTTACGTACGATCAAGTCTTGTCCATAAGCATGGAAGCGACCTGAAGGGATATTGATTTGTCCATTTAAGCCCAAGCCATTTTTCCCTTGTCCTACTTTAAGATCGCCATTCAATCGCGCATTGAGACCAAATGCCGATAACCTTACATCATCGCCTACATGAATAATCAAGTTACTATTGATCGCCATGCTAG includes the following:
- the ppa gene encoding inorganic diphosphatase, coding for MSLNLVEAGKDLPEDINVVIEIPANAAPIKYEVDKESGALFVDRFMATAMFYPCNYGYINHTLSLDGDPVDVLVPTPYPLQPGSVIRCRPVGVLKMTDESGEDAKVIAVPHSKLSKEYDHINDVNDLPELLRGQIAHFFEQYKALEKGKWVKVEGWGDAAAAKAEIVSSFERAQQK
- the fbp gene encoding class 1 fructose-bisphosphatase, whose amino-acid sequence is MKTLGEFIVEKQADFPHATGELTALLSAIKLGAKIIHRDINKAGLLDILGANGIENVQGEQQMKLDLYANEKLKSALKARGIVAGIASEEEDEFVIFEGFEDGRYVVLMDPLDGSSNIDVNVSVGTIFSIYHRVTPVGTPITEEDFMQPGHQQVAAGYVVYGSSTMLVYTTGNGVNAFTYDPSLGVFCLNQERLTYPPTGKMYSINEGYYVHFPVGVKKYLKFCQAEDEATHRPYTSRYIGSLVADFHRNLLKGGIYLYPQTASHPKGKLRLLYECNPMAFLAEQAGGKASDGVNRILDLKPQTIHERCPFYVGNQYMVEDVERFISENQ
- a CDS encoding gamma-glutamylcyclotransferase family protein: MRIIVYGSLRRKQGNSHWMTNAQWLGDYQVEGYELYNLGHYPGVIPGKGTIEGEVYRIDAMTLGELDALRTKGGEYKRQLVSTPYGSAWMYIYQRSVAGRQQIPSGNWLDRIENP